A window of Longimicrobium sp. genomic DNA:
CGCCGCGTTGATCATGTCCTTCACCCGGTCCACCAGCCAGTAGAAGCCATCGCCGTCGCGGTAGCCCACGTCGCCGGTGTGGAACCAGCCGCCGCGCAGCGCCTCGGCCGACTCGGCGGGACGGTTGAAATAGCCCAGCATCACGTTGGGCCCGCGGATGCAGATCTCCCCCCACTCGCCGTCGGGCACCTCGGCGTCGTCGGGGCCGACGACCTTCATCTCCACATTCTCGATGGGCGTGCCGATGGAGCCGGGCCGGTATGCGTACTCGTGGTTGTACGCGGCGAACGGGCTCGTCTCCGTCAGCCCGTATCCCTCGAACACCGGCATGCCGAACGTTTCCTGCCACCGGCGCGCCACTTCCACCGGCATCGTGGCCGCGGCGGAGAAGCAGTAGCGGACGTCCGGCAGCTCCACGGGGGTCACGCCGGCGTTCAGCAGGTAGATGTAGATGGTGGGAACGGCGTACAGGTGCGTCATCCGCTGCGCGCGCAGCTGCGCCGGCGTGGTCTCGGGATCGAAGCGCCGGTGCAGGAGCACGGTGCCGCCGGAGTTGAGCGCGGAGTTGAGGATGAAGTCCTGCGCGAAGCAGTGGAACAGCGGCACGAACAGGCCATGCCGGTCACCCGGCCGCGAGCCGACGCAGTAGCAGGTGGAGTGGTAGTTGGAGACCACGTTCCCGTGCGAAAGCACCGCGCCCTTCTGCTTTCCCGTGGTTCCCGAGGTGTAGAGGATGGCCGCCGGGTCGTCGCGCTCCATCTCCCGCGCGCGGTACCGATCGGGCCGCCCCGCGCACAGCTCGTCGAGCGTGCGCTCCCCCGCCGCGTCGCCTTCGCAGACCACCAGCTCGCGCAGCGTGGCGAGCTCCCCGCGCAGCGGCGCCACTTCCGGCAGCAGCGCGGCGGTGGTGAAGACGACGCCCGCGCCGCTGTCGCCCAGCACGTAGCGCAGCTCGTCGGTCTTCAGCAGCGCGTTCACCGAGACGGCCACCGCGCCCACCTTCTGCGCGGCCAGGTAGGCGACGGCGAACTCAGGAAGGTTGGGAAGGAAGAGGGCGATGCGATCCCCAGCCGCCACGCCCAGCGCGCTCAGCCCGTGCGCCGCGCGGCTCGCCTGTGTCTCCAACTGCGCGTAGGTGATGGAGCGGCCCTCGAACTCGATGGCGACGGCGTCGGGAAAGAGCCGTGCGGAGCGCTCCAGGTTCTGCGCGACGTTCATCGGTGTAGCGGGACTGGGAGATGACGGAGGTGCCGTCCGCAACCTAGGTACCGATTCGGCCACCGGGAAGACGGAATGCCGCTCTCCGCCGGATACGCGGTCGTGGCGCCGGAGGATCGTACCAGCCGTTGCCGCATCGAGACGCCTGCCCGCTTGGCATCGCCGCGACGAAGGCGATACGTTGCGCGGCACCAGGCCCCTCGCGATCACCGACCGACGCCCAGCCCGCGGCCGGCCATCTCCCGACCCGGAGACGTTCCCTTATGCTCCGCCGCCTTGCCCTCGCCGGCGCGCTGGCGTGCGCCGCCGTGCCCGCCGTGGCGCAAACCGCGCCGCAGAAGCCGAAGCTGCTGGTGTTCATCACCGTGGACCAGCTCCGGCCCGAGTACTTCACCCGCTGGCCGGGGCAGCTGAACGGCGGGCTGGCGCGGCTGTGGAACGGCGGCGCGGTGTTCACCAACGCGCACCAGGACCACGCCATCACCGAGACGGCGCCCGGCCACGCGTCGGTGATGTCGGGCCGCTTCCCGCGCGGCACCGGCATCGTCAGCAACCCGGCCGGCGTGCATCCCGACCCGCAGACGCGGCTGGTGGGCTACGATTCCGTCGGCTCGTCGCCGTTCCGCTTCCGCGGGAGCGTGCTGCTCGACTGGATGCGCGTGGCCGACCCGCGCTCGCGCGCGCTCTCGGTGTCGCGCAAGGATCGCGGCGCCATCCTCCCCCTGGGCCGCGCGCACCAGAGCGTCTTCTGGTACGCGCCGAACGGGTCGTTCGTCACCAGCACCTACTACGCGGATTCGCTGCCGGCTTGGGTGCGCGAGCTCAACGCGCGTCGCATCCCGCAGAGCTACGCCGGGCAGCGGTGGGACCTCGCCGCGCCCGCGTCGTCCTATCCCGAGCGCGACAGCGTGCCGATCGAGAACCGCGGGCGGGACTTCACCTTCCCGCACCGCTTCCCGACCACGCCCGACAGCGCCGCGCTGGTGTTCGCCTCGTATCCGGCGATGGACTCGCTGACGATGCAGATGGCGCTCAGGGGGTTGCGCACGATGCGCCTGGGCGAGGGGCCTGCGACAGACCTGCTGGCCGTTTCGCTCTCCACAACCGACGCGGTGGGCCACGCCTTCGGGCCGGACTCGCGCGAGATCCACGACCAGGTGCTGCGACTGGACCGCTGGCTCGGCGCGTTTCTCGACTCCGTCTACGCGGGGCGCGACCCGTCCACGGTCATCGTCGCGCTCACCGCGGACCACGGCGTGACGCCGTATCCCGAGGTGGCGGACCCTGCGCACGCCGCGCAGATGCACGTGAGCGACGAGGCACTGGTGCGGTGGACGCGCGACGCGGCCACGCGGTACGGCGTGGACGCCGGCGCGGTGCGCTGGGACGACGCCGGGCTGCTGCGGCTGGATCCGGCCGCATTGGCGCGCGCCGGACGCGACCCCCAGGCGCTCGCGCGCGAGTTCGCGGCCACCGCGCGCGCCATCCCCGGCGTGCTGCGCGCGGACCTCGTCTCCGCTCTCGCGTCGGGCGACACCGTCGACGACGCGGTGAAGCGGCGGTGGCTGCACATGCTCCCGCGCGACCTGCCGTTCTACGCCACGGTCACGCTTCGCCCCGGCTACGTCTGGGGAGCCAGCACGTACGCGCAGCACGGCTCGCCGTGGGACATGGACTCGCACGTTCCCATCATCTTCTACGGCGCGCCGTTCCGGCCGGGGAAGTACGACGTCTTCGCGCGCACGGTCGACATCGCCCCGACACTGGCGCGCGCGCTCGGCGTGGCGCCGACGGAGCCGATCGACGGACGCGTCCTTGCACCGGCGCTGCGGTGACGCGAAGCGAGCGAGATCGGAGAGAAGCCGGGGCCGGCGACGTGGATCGCCGGCCCCGCTTCTTATCTCCCCATCGACGCCGCTCACATCGGGTCGGCGGCGCGCCACTCCGGGTTGGTGAGGCTGGTGAGCACGTGGTCCTCCCAGCGGCCATCGATCAGCAGGTAGTCGCGCGCGTAGCCCTCCACCTGGAAGCCGAGCGCCTTCAGCAGGTTGCCGCTGCGGCGGTTGTGCGGGAGGTAGTTGGCCATGATGCGGTGCAAGCGCAGCTCGCCGAACACGTGGGCGATGGCCGCCGTGAGCGCCTCACGCATGTATCCGCGTCCCTCACGCGCCGCGGAGAGCCCGTATCCCAGGTAGCACGCCTGGAACATCCCGCGTACGAACTCGCTGAAGCCGAGGTTGCCGATCACCTCGCCCGGCGCATCCCTGGGGAAGATGAAGAGGCGCAGCGAGCGGTCGTTGTCCGCCTCCTCCAGGTTGCGGCGCACCTGCTCTCCCCAGAACTCGTCCGTGAAGAAGCGCTCCGAGCGCCGCGGCTCCCAAGGGGCCAGGAACGCGCGGTTCTCGCGGAAGTAGCGCGCGATGGCGGGAACGTCGTCCAGCGTGGCCATCCGCACCACGGTGCGCTCGGTCCAGATCTGATGTGTGGAATTGTGCATTTGAGATTGATGAATGCTGTGAAGTGGCTCCCACCCTGGCTGAATATAGTTGGAGCCTCACGATGCACTGGAACTGTCGATGGATTGACCAGATCCCGGCAGAGGAGGCATCGATGCATGCGATCGAACTCAGGGTGATCTCGGGCGGATCTGGCTCCTGACGCTGTAACCCCATTCTCGCACACAACTTGCGCGCGGTTCCCGTCCCTCGCGGATAGAACCCGGACGCAGGAGGATGGCGATGCAGGACGGCAACCAGGAGCGGATGCAGAGCAAGCCGCAGACGGAGGTGAAGCACCCGCCGGAGTGGGAGCGCGACCTGAATCCGGACCGCATGGCCGGGCAGAACATCGGCGCCGAGCCCGACCGCGAGGTGGGCTTCGCCAGCGCGCACGACATGCGTGACCTGCACCGCTCGCTCGGCCTGCCAGACGACGAGCTGAAGCGCGTGCCGGTGATCCGTCCGGGCGAGCGGCTGCAGCAGGGCGCCACCTACATGGACCTGCGCGATCCCGCGCGCGGCGAGTTCACCGCCACGGGCGACATGGCGGCAGGGCCGGGGAACGCCTACGTTGCCAAGGACCGGGTGGCGTACGACACCTGGAACCGCCTCCGCGGCATCGACGACCCGGAGCGGACCTGAGCGGCCACGGCGCGGCGCCCTTGGCGGGCGCCGCGCCTTCTCCATCCCCACGAGACGATGACGCTTCCTGCCGACACGCTTCCCGAGCTCCTGCCGCCGCGCGGCTACATCCCCGTCGCCGAGGCAACGGCGGTGGACGAGGCGCCGACGGAGCGCGCGTACGTGGAGATCGACCGCGCCATCGCCGCCGGGCTGGCGGGGGATGC
This region includes:
- a CDS encoding alkaline phosphatase family protein, coding for MLRRLALAGALACAAVPAVAQTAPQKPKLLVFITVDQLRPEYFTRWPGQLNGGLARLWNGGAVFTNAHQDHAITETAPGHASVMSGRFPRGTGIVSNPAGVHPDPQTRLVGYDSVGSSPFRFRGSVLLDWMRVADPRSRALSVSRKDRGAILPLGRAHQSVFWYAPNGSFVTSTYYADSLPAWVRELNARRIPQSYAGQRWDLAAPASSYPERDSVPIENRGRDFTFPHRFPTTPDSAALVFASYPAMDSLTMQMALRGLRTMRLGEGPATDLLAVSLSTTDAVGHAFGPDSREIHDQVLRLDRWLGAFLDSVYAGRDPSTVIVALTADHGVTPYPEVADPAHAAQMHVSDEALVRWTRDAATRYGVDAGAVRWDDAGLLRLDPAALARAGRDPQALAREFAATARAIPGVLRADLVSALASGDTVDDAVKRRWLHMLPRDLPFYATVTLRPGYVWGASTYAQHGSPWDMDSHVPIIFYGAPFRPGKYDVFARTVDIAPTLARALGVAPTEPIDGRVLAPALR
- a CDS encoding long-chain fatty acid--CoA ligase, producing the protein MNVAQNLERSARLFPDAVAIEFEGRSITYAQLETQASRAAHGLSALGVAAGDRIALFLPNLPEFAVAYLAAQKVGAVAVSVNALLKTDELRYVLGDSGAGVVFTTAALLPEVAPLRGELATLRELVVCEGDAAGERTLDELCAGRPDRYRAREMERDDPAAILYTSGTTGKQKGAVLSHGNVVSNYHSTCYCVGSRPGDRHGLFVPLFHCFAQDFILNSALNSGGTVLLHRRFDPETTPAQLRAQRMTHLYAVPTIYIYLLNAGVTPVELPDVRYCFSAAATMPVEVARRWQETFGMPVFEGYGLTETSPFAAYNHEYAYRPGSIGTPIENVEMKVVGPDDAEVPDGEWGEICIRGPNVMLGYFNRPAESAEALRGGWFHTGDVGYRDGDGFYWLVDRVKDMINAAGFKVWPREVEEVLYTHPAVKECAVVGLPDEVKGEAVAAFVVLQGAGACTEGEVEAFCRERMAAYKVPRRIAFVDAIPKSPTGKILKRILREG
- the rimJ gene encoding ribosomal protein S5-alanine N-acetyltransferase; protein product: MHNSTHQIWTERTVVRMATLDDVPAIARYFRENRAFLAPWEPRRSERFFTDEFWGEQVRRNLEEADNDRSLRLFIFPRDAPGEVIGNLGFSEFVRGMFQACYLGYGLSAAREGRGYMREALTAAIAHVFGELRLHRIMANYLPHNRRSGNLLKALGFQVEGYARDYLLIDGRWEDHVLTSLTNPEWRAADPM